AGGCATTATCTTTAAGATTTCTGTATGCACTGTGTGATTTATGTGTCCAAGATTATGGCTTTTACTATGTAATATccactctcttcttcttccttaccTATCTTCTCCCTTAAGATTAATATGAGGTGTTCCgcaatttttttttacctctttgaACTTTTATTACTTAAAATTTTGCTTTATTACCTTTTAAAGTCATAAATTAATTATAATGATAGTAATGAGTAATCCCCACACTCATATTTGGGAAACAgtgaattaaagaaagaaaaaaaattacccatACCATGATTCATCAATGGCTGAATATTGGTAGGTATGAGTTAAGATAGTGGCTGTCTTCTCAAGCTAAGCGTCTTGGTTAGGACCTCAAATCTATTTTAAGATGTTAAACAAGACTTGAGGTCTTTGAAGTCTCAGTTTAAGTgtgtttaataaaagaaaattttctctTTCGTGCATATTAACTGATATTTTGTGGAAAACTGTACATTGAGAAAAAATTTCAGAGTATACTAATTGTTCAAGTAAAACTTATTGTTTGAATTTTACAATTACATAAAGCATCTCATTTTCCTTTGAGGATGCATTTAAGTAAAACATTGGTACTCTCTATGGACTATGTTAAATGTTCACTTTTCATCACCAGaagccttttctttcttcactaccATTTAAAGAAATTAAGATTCAGTTTTTGTGCCAACTCAGAGTGTCCACTGCTTGCTTAAACATGTATTTCTTCATTGGTGATATACAGTTCTCCACAGTTGTATTGATTATCCCCAACATTCTGTCTTAGCAAAGCATCCACATAAAATGTATAATGCTAACCCAATGCAAACTCTCAGTATTTTATAGTCTGTTATACTTATCCTTAGTATGAGACTCTGGAAACTCAAAGACTGAGTAAGGAAATTTACCCTTAATTCTTTCTACATGTGACAGAAATTTGCATAAATCAGCACTCCTTTTTAAAAGGTGCACTGAAAACTGTTTCCTTGATGTACTTATGTATAACTGGGCACATTTTTTACAAGTTTAtcctaaaaatatataaaatcttaaaatctaAACTGTAATAATTTGAATTTCCTAATGTAATGGGTTCATTATAGGTAAATAAAAGACATAGTTGATGCAACATCATTacttaaaactaaaaaataatctaaaatttgtttatttctggGGTTTATGTAAGTCTTTTGCTATTTTATAATCAAATATTAATTAAACTTAATGTCATGCGGGAACTTAAAGATGCAGCAAaagattattagaaatgtataatCAAACATTTATGAAAACAGAATTGGGTGTAGTAACCGGTTAGGCCTCTGAGCGTCGCTGTTTaccaaaatgggaaaagcagCTGCCAAGGATACGACCTCTCTTCCTTTGGCATTAAACAAGTACATAACAGACAACCTTCTGGGAAAAGCTGCTTACCCGCGCCCCTTTCCTGTCCCCACCAAGGAATACGCTCCTCTTCACTTCAGAAATAGGGGAACAGCAGACTGGAGCCAGACAAGGAGAAAATTGGGTGTAGAGAAGGTAATGGCGGATGCTCAGAGGAATTGGGGTGGCAGAGAGCTGCTTTTGCTGTGCTCGCTCCTGGGGACgctgtggggacctggggtcGGGCAGATTCGTTACTCTGTGCCCGAGGAGCTGGACAAAGGCTCCTTCGTGGGCAATATCGCTAGCGACCTCAGATTGGAGACCCAGGAGCTGGCGGGGCACGGAGTCCGCATTGTCTCCCGAGGTAGGACGCAGCTCTTTGCTCTGCAACCGCGCAGCGGCAGCTTGGTCACCGCGGGCAGGATCGACCGCGAGGAGCTCTGCGCTCAGAGCGCGCGGTGCCTGGTGAACTTTAACGTCTTGGTTGGGAGTAAGATGAAAATTTATGGAGTAGAAGTAGAAATAATCGATATTAATGACAACTTCCCACGCTTCCGAGATGAAGTAGTAGAGGTGAAAATTAATGAGATTGCCACTACAGGAACGCGGCTAGCGCTGCCCTTTGCTCGAGATGCGGATGTGGGAGTCAACTCCCTTCAGAGTTACCAGCTCAGCTCCAATAAGCACTTCTCTCTAGATGAGAAAAGCGGGAGTGATGGGCAAAAATACCCAGAGCTAATCTTGGAGTGGCCCCTGGACCGAGAGAAAGTGGCTGTTCACGACCTCCTCCTCACAGCTCTAGATGGTGGTCACCCCGTGCTCTCAGGGACCACGCACATCCGCGTGATGGTCCTGGACGCAAATGATAATGCGCCCCTGTTCACGCGACCAGAGTACACAGTGAATGTGCCAGAGAACCTACCTGTAGGCACCCGGCTGCTCACACTAACCGCCACGGATCCAGATGAGGGAATAAATGGGGAGTTGACCTACTATTTCCGCAATGAAGAAGACAAGATTTCAGAGACTTTCCGACTTGATTCAAACCTGGGTGAAGTCACTACTGTGCAATCGCTGGATTATGAAGAATCCACTTCCTACCTGATGGAAGTCGTGGCTCAGGATGGAGGTGCTCTTCTTGCTAGCGCTAATGTGGTAGTCACAGTACAGGATGTGAATGACAATGTCCCTGAAGTGATCCTCACGTCTCTGGTCAGTTCTGTCTCTGAAGACTGTCTCCCAGGAACCATCATTGCGCTGTTTAGTGTACATGACAGTGATTCTGGTGAGAATGGTGAGGTTACATGTTCTATCCCTAACAGCTTGCCCTTTAAGCTGGAAAAATCAGTTGATAATTACTATCACTTATTGACAACCGGAGCCCTAGATAGGGAAGAAATCTCAGATTATAACATCACAGTAACTGTCACTGATCATGGTAACCCACCCTTGTCTACAGAAAATCACATCTCCCTGAAGGTGGTAGACATCAATGACaactctcccttcttccttcacaCTTCATACTCTGCAAATATCCCAGAAAACAACCCCAGAGGCATATCAATCTTCTCTGTAACTGCTCATGACCCAGACAGTGACAACAATGCCCTTGTTACTTACTCTTTAGCTGAGGATATGTTTGAGGGAGCACCTCTGTCTTCTTTTGTCTCCATCAACTCTGACACAGGAGTCCTCTATGCACTTCGTTCTTTTGACTATGAACAGGTTAGATACCTGCAGCTATGGGTGAAGGCCACAGACAGTGGGGACCCTCCACTCAGCAGCAATGTGTCCCTGAGGCTGTTCGTGCTGGACCAGAATGACAACACACCAGAGATCCTCTATCCCACTCTTCCTACTGATGGTTCCACTGGGGTGGAGCTGGCACCCCGCTCTGCAGAGCCCGGATACCTGGTGACCAAGGTGGTGGCAGTGGACAGAGACTCAGGCCAGAATGCCTGGCTGTCCTACCGCCTGCTCAAGGCCAGTGAGCCAGGGCTCTTCTCAGTGGGACTGCACACAGGTGAGGTGCACACTGCCAGGGCCCTGCTGGACAGAGATGCTCTCAAgcagagcctggtggtggcagtgCAGGACCATGGCCAGCCCCCTCTCTCAGCCACTGTCACACTCACTGTGGCCATAGCTGACAGCATCCCAGATGTGCTGGCTGACCTGGGCAGCCTGGAGTCTCCTGCCAGTCCTGAAGATTCTGACCTCACACTCTACCTGGTGGTGGCAGTGGCCGTGGTCTCCTGTGTCTTCCTTGCCTTTGTCATCGTGCTGCTGGCTGTCAGGCTGAGGCGCTGGCACACATCCCGCCTGCTCCAGGCTTCAGCAGGTGGACTGGCTGGCCTTCCTGCCTCTCACTTTGTGGGTGTGGATGGGGTGCAGGCTTTCCTGCAGACCTATTCCCATGAGGTGTCCCTCACTGCAGACTCCAGGAAGAGTCACCTGATCTTCCCCCAGCCCAACTATGCTGACACCCTCATCAGCCAGGAGAGCTGTGTGAAAAGTGAACCACTTCTATTAGCTGAGAAGGTAAATACAAATGAAGAGCTAGGAGTTGTTCAGGTGAGTTCTCTTTTTCAGTAAGGGTCCttgaaatattttcatttgttaaCTTAAAATATGTTTCTGCCACATCCAAAACTGGTTAATGATGTAAATAGTCATTCTTTGCTGCATTTAAAGATATACTTGATTTGACAGTTGATACTTTATTCGTTTTCAAATTGTACTTTGTGTTTAAAGACAAGTTTTAGAAATGTGGAAATTTTAGAAAATTTATCTGATATTTATCTGATATTTATCTTTAAACTGAAACAAGTATTTAAGGGGGAAATATTTAAACAATatacagtaataataatatcTGGCATCTGAACTCTGGAAATTTTGGGTTAAACCATGAACTATTAGACATATACTTGGAATCAGAAGGAGCATTAGAATTATGCCTTATCTCCTGATGCAGTCTAAAAGCTTGAAAGAATTATAACCCACATCatgaaatacaaatatttttatgtCAATGGATATtatgagatttttattttttaacctgaaAACAAATATGTAAAAAGTGAACACAATAAGAAGACAAAGCTCTTTTCTGATATGTCAAGATGAATATtctatggtggtccaggaggtggcataatggataaaatGCTGaaatttcaagcatgagatcccaagttcaatcccttgcagcacatgtaccagagtgatgtctggttctttctctcctcctacccctctcattaatgaataaataaaaagaaataaatgaatattctatGTCTAGATCATTAATGCA
The DNA window shown above is from Erinaceus europaeus chromosome 2, mEriEur2.1, whole genome shotgun sequence and carries:
- the LOC103109855 gene encoding protocadherin gamma-A5 isoform X17, with protein sequence MADAQRNWGGRELLLLCSLLGTLWGPGVGQIRYSVPEELDKGSFVGNIASDLRLETQELAGHGVRIVSRGRTQLFALQPRSGSLVTAGRIDREELCAQSARCLVNFNVLVGSKMKIYGVEVEIIDINDNFPRFRDEVVEVKINEIATTGTRLALPFARDADVGVNSLQSYQLSSNKHFSLDEKSGSDGQKYPELILEWPLDREKVAVHDLLLTALDGGHPVLSGTTHIRVMVLDANDNAPLFTRPEYTVNVPENLPVGTRLLTLTATDPDEGINGELTYYFRNEEDKISETFRLDSNLGEVTTVQSLDYEESTSYLMEVVAQDGGALLASANVVVTVQDVNDNVPEVILTSLVSSVSEDCLPGTIIALFSVHDSDSGENGEVTCSIPNSLPFKLEKSVDNYYHLLTTGALDREEISDYNITVTVTDHGNPPLSTENHISLKVVDINDNSPFFLHTSYSANIPENNPRGISIFSVTAHDPDSDNNALVTYSLAEDMFEGAPLSSFVSINSDTGVLYALRSFDYEQVRYLQLWVKATDSGDPPLSSNVSLRLFVLDQNDNTPEILYPTLPTDGSTGVELAPRSAEPGYLVTKVVAVDRDSGQNAWLSYRLLKASEPGLFSVGLHTGEVHTARALLDRDALKQSLVVAVQDHGQPPLSATVTLTVAIADSIPDVLADLGSLESPASPEDSDLTLYLVVAVAVVSCVFLAFVIVLLAVRLRRWHTSRLLQASAGGLAGLPASHFVGVDGVQAFLQTYSHEVSLTADSRKSHLIFPQPNYADTLISQESCVKSEPLLLAEKVNTNEELGVVQQAPPNTDWRFSQAQRPGTSGSQNGDETGTWPNNQFDTEMLQAMILASASEAADGSSTLGGGAGTMGLSARYGPQFTLQHVPDYRQNVYIPGSNATLTNAAGKRDGKAAAGGNGNKKKSGKKEKK